TCATCCGACTTGGTGGACTACGGCCTGAACTTCCGCGAGCCGAATTTCCTCGGGCGTAATGTGTCCGCGGGTGTGAACCTGTCGTTTGTCGAAAACGACAACAGTGAAACGCGCTTTACCAACACCGTTGGTGAGTTCAAACCGTCTGTGTTCTTCCCGGTTAGCGAATACGCGCGCACGCAGTTCCGTTACACGCTTCAAAACACCTCGATGGAGATCAATACCGGTGAAACACAACCCGGTTCTATCATCGATAAAGAGGCGGCGCGCGGAGATCTGTGGAACAGTTCGGTTGGTTATTCCTACATTTACGACACACGTCGTAAGGGCCTTGATCCCAACCGCGGCGTGTTGCTGGAGTTTGCACAGGACTTTGGCGGTATCGGCGGTGATTACACCTTTATCAAGACTACTGGTAAGGCGATTGCCGAGACCAAAATCTGGTATGAAGAAGTCACGCTGCGCGCCGTGTTGGAAGGTGGTGCTCTTGTTTCACCCGACAATGACAGCCGGATCGGAGATCGTTTCCAGCTGAACTCCCGTGTAATGCGCGGCTTTGACCCCTACGGTATCGGTCCTCGTGAAATTGGCGCGGGATACGATGACGGCCTCGGAGGTAACTTCTACGCCGTGGCCCGTTTCGAAGCTGAGTTCCCGCTTGGTATTCCGGAAGAAATCGGTATCTCCGGCGGTCTTTTCTACGATGTAGGCTCGCTTTGGGGGCTGGATGACGGTGTCAGTGGCACGGGCAGCGTATTATACGAAGACTTCTCTCTGCGTCATGTGGTCGGTTTCTCGATTTTCTGGGACACACCGATTGGACCGCTGCGGTTCAACTTCACCAAGGCTCTCAAGAAAGAAGACTTTGACCGCGAGCAGAACTTCGACTTCACCGTTAGCGCGACTTTCTAAAGTCTGATGGGGCGTCTTCTCAAAGCGCTGACGCTGGTTCTGGCAGGGATTGCCGGCACCGCGTCGGCGCAGGATGTTCAGGGAACTTTGGCCCCCGTTCTGGTGGTCGAAAGTGAGAGGATGTTTTCCGAGTCACTGTTTGGTCAACGCGTGGCTGTAGAGCTTGCACGTCTTCAGGCGGAGCTTGTTGCCCAGAATGCCGAGATGGAGACATCCCTGACAGAGGAAGAACGCGAGCTAACCGAGAAGCGAAAGACTATGGCAGCGGAGGAATTCTCGGCGCTTGCGCGGGAATTTGATGAGCGCGTCAGCCGGATCAGACGCGAACAGGATGCGAA
This genomic window from Shimia isoporae contains:
- a CDS encoding OmpH family outer membrane protein yields the protein MGRLLKALTLVLAGIAGTASAQDVQGTLAPVLVVESERMFSESLFGQRVAVELARLQAELVAQNAEMETSLTEEERELTEKRKTMAAEEFSALAREFDERVSRIRREQDAKFSEINELSEREQAVFIQAARPILFALMQETGAGVILERRTVLLSNDSVDITDEAIRRLNETLGEGRAIPAPQD